A window from Actinomycetota bacterium encodes these proteins:
- a CDS encoding ferritin-like domain-containing protein yields the protein VPSIDAKFYAATQVMDEARHVEVYHKYLTEKLEGTFPITPPLRTLLDAILTDSRWDMTYLGMQILVEGLALAAFGMIYQTTKEPLIRQITQYIMADEARHVAFGVLSLKDIYPEMTSAELKEREEFTIEACHMMRDRFDMAELYERMGLPVKELVEIRMASEGMKLFRSLLFMKIVPNLRKLGLLTPRVREEFAKMDVLKFENMSSTDEDVADSALVQTG from the coding sequence GCGTCCCGTCGATCGACGCGAAGTTCTACGCGGCGACGCAGGTGATGGACGAGGCGCGTCACGTCGAGGTGTACCACAAGTACTTGACGGAGAAGCTCGAAGGCACGTTCCCGATCACGCCGCCCCTGCGGACCCTGCTCGACGCGATCCTCACCGACTCGCGGTGGGACATGACCTACCTCGGGATGCAGATCCTCGTGGAGGGTCTCGCGCTCGCGGCCTTCGGGATGATCTACCAGACGACGAAGGAACCGCTGATCCGACAGATCACCCAGTACATCATGGCCGACGAAGCGCGGCATGTGGCGTTCGGCGTGCTGAGCCTGAAGGACATCTATCCAGAGATGACCTCGGCCGAGCTCAAGGAGCGCGAGGAGTTCACCATCGAGGCGTGTCACATGATGCGCGACCGCTTCGACATGGCCGAGCTCTACGAGCGGATGGGGCTGCCGGTCAAGGAGCTCGTCGAGATCCGCATGGCCTCCGAAGGAATGAAGCTCTTCCGGAGCCTGCTGTTCATGAAGATCGTGCCGAACCTCCGTAAGCTCGGGCTCCTGACACCGCGGGTGCGCGAGGAGTTCGCGAAGATGGACGTTCTCAAGTTCGAGAACATGTCGTCGACCGATGAGGACGTCGCCGATTCCGCGTTGGTGCAAACGGGCTAG